Proteins from a genomic interval of Colletotrichum higginsianum IMI 349063 chromosome 6, whole genome shotgun sequence:
- a CDS encoding Transposase translates to MQKLFSTDYNSSEHTVKKMHTVLADCYIDIRGKLDFHGREAKADATPACNTTGNAGALCTQDFFNSYKHQLNSAVRLFHENSGNFHDVALCMLYVAKELDFRGSDILKLCKMGRRLIEAANSASRGEWRYKTLGNYGLYSYHAFWCLEKRGNMGLALFYLHESMTVTDLAAISTGNERLKDHYASNALFGRLRLIEELTMIGRVEEAAEIRAGVIASPFLRKAMENEVGEQF, encoded by the coding sequence ATGCAAAAGTTATTCTCGACCGACTACAACTCAAGTGAACACACTGTCAAAAAAATGCATACAGTTCTCGCTGACTGCTACATTGACATCCGTGGGAAGCTTGATTTTCATGGCAGAGAGGCAAAAGCGGATGCAACGCCGGCTTGTAACACCACAGGCAACGCAGGGGCTCTTTGCACCCAGGACTTCTTCAACAGTTACAAGCACCAGCTGAATAGTGCAGTGAGGTTATTCCACGAAAATTCGGGTAATTTCCACGACGTGGCACTTTGCATGCTGTATGTGGCCAAAGAACTGGACTTTCGCGGTAGCGACATTCTCAAACTTTGCAAAATGGGTCGTCGTCTGATCGAAGCCGCAAACTCCGCTTCGCGTGGGGAATGGCGTTACAAGACGCTGGGCAACTACGGGCTTTACAGTTACCATGCTTTTTGGTGCTTAGAGAAGCGCGGGAACATGGGTTTGGCTCTTTTCTACCTTCATGAATCTATGACGGTTACAGACCTAGCCGCCATCAGCACTGGTAATGAGCGCTTGAAGGATCACTACGCATCTAACGCATTATTCGGTCGTCTGAGACTAATAGAAGAGCTAACAATGATTGGTAGAGTTGAAGAGGCGGCAGAAATCAGAGCAGGCGTAATAGCGTCTCCATTTTTGCGCAAGGCGATGGAAAATGAAGTCGGCGAGCAATTTTAG